One Candidatus Bathyarchaeota archaeon genomic region harbors:
- a CDS encoding HEPN domain-containing protein yields MSRMVKIAGAYLRQAESRLKDAEEAFRDGNYPYCLRLSQECVELSLKASLKLVGIEYPKIHDVSAVLLKVKERFPEWFKENIDEMSEASRILASKREIAFYGSEEEYLVPEEIIGEEEAKDAVNKAGKTYQLCRSLLSKFSQRQEA; encoded by the coding sequence ATGAGCAGGATGGTTAAAATAGCTGGAGCTTACCTTCGACAAGCTGAAAGTAGGCTGAAGGACGCTGAGGAAGCCTTCAGGGATGGTAACTATCCATATTGCCTGAGGCTCTCTCAGGAATGCGTTGAGCTCTCGCTTAAGGCTTCCTTAAAGCTAGTTGGCATAGAATACCCTAAGATCCACGACGTCTCCGCTGTCCTACTGAAAGTGAAGGAGAGGTTCCCTGAATGGTTCAAGGAAAACATAGATGAGATGAGCGAAGCCTCGAGGATCCTCGCCTCTAAGAGGGAGATAGCCTTCTACGGAAGCGAAGAGGAGTATTTAGTACCCGAAGAGATTATAGGAGAGGAAGAGGCTAAGGACGCGGTCAACAAGGCGGGGAAAACTTATCAACTATGCAGGAGCCTCCTCTCAAAGTTCAGCCAGAGGCAAGAAGCTTGA